One stretch of Schizosaccharomyces pombe strain 972h- genome assembly, chromosome: III DNA includes these proteins:
- the hel2 gene encoding ubiquitin-protein ligase E3, whose product MSPSGPNLNNKEHNRASEKKNSRTHNKKTNRNQSKEKPVSSRSVETPKNAVCLEPVGTDPVSNVATVDASKEEQDEDEQICFICAEGITYSCVLPCNHRMCHVCALRLRALYKTKECTFCKTEWDTVLITKDHEIDIHDVDLAKLPFQDEKLGIVYSDEHAQEESNLLLQFNCPEDACDITCKGWFDLKLHAKVKHHKFFCDLCVKNKKVFTHEHTLFSKKGLTKHNEVGDQGSDLEITGFKGHPKCEFCNTHFYDDDELFKHCREKHERCYICDQVAGRPTHQYFKNYDSLERHFEKDHYICRERECLERKFVVFGTEIDLKAHQLDEHPHNFTQRELREARRIIPQFSYDPPGASGRNRRERTSSTPSEQSTSVNETANSLSNLHLSRGEIAHLRQEEYVREQQARHRDFGFTLSNPAPTSARPATSTRTISRGKTRTLRNEDFPSLAEVANQNSSSAPSVPVSAPRLSGKSASRNHVPSPPKGTKSPMASSEQAQHQQVIDRMQKLTNYDDHKINDFKFAVSSFRGNVMPAREAVARITKLVAKPHEQLSGVFNQIANLLENKEKSRELLEAWQEWKILNAKDDTRIGTTNSNLLRLKRSNRTAAQTASVWNRIERAAAHDGPSLSAPSSSINLANITSRPTNSSAANTPSWGVRKARASALNARSEEDFPALPPSTSKRISVQLGKKQARPVDSWGSTPNTSSNRNSNTMGVSKKKNGKKQTVLFHIG is encoded by the exons ATGTCGCCTTCGGGCCccaatttaaataataaggaGCACAACAGAGCATcggaaaaaaagaattctAGGACtcataataaaaaaactaataGGAATC AAAGTAAAGAGAAACCGGTAAGCTCTAGGTCGGTAGAAACTCCAAAAAATGCAGTTTGCTTAGAGCCGGTTGGCACAGATCCTGTCAGTAATGTCGCTACTGTTGATGCTTCCAAAGAAGAACAGGATGAGGATGAGCAAATTTGCTTCATTTGTGCTGAAGGTATTACTTACAGCTGCGTCCTTCCTTGCAATCATC GAATGTGTCATGTTTGTGCTTTGAGATTGCGAGCGCTATACAAAACGAAGGAATGTACGTTTTGTAAAACCGAATGGGATACGGTTCTCATTACTAAAGATCATGAAATCGATATTCATGATGTCGATTTAGCAAAACTTCCTTTCCAAGATGAGAAACTTGGAATTGTGTATTCTGACGAGCATGCTCAAGAAGAATCCAACCTCTTGCTTCAATTCAACTGTCCAGAAGACGCTTGCGATATCACATGCAAAGGCTGGTTTGATTTAAAGCTGCATGCGAAGGTCAAACACCATAAGTTTTTCTGTGATCTTTGTGTTAAGAACAAAAAGGTTTTTACCCATGAACACACGCTATTTTCCAAGAAAGGATTGACAAAGCACAATGAAGTTGGAGATCAGGGATCCGATTTAGAGATTACTGGATTCAAGGGTCACCCGAAGTGTGAGTTTTGTAATACCCATTTttatgatgatgatgagtTGTTTAAGCATTGCCGTGAAAAACATGAACGATGTTACATCTGTGACCAAGTTGCAGGAAGGCCGACGCATCagtactttaaaaattatgattCGTTAGAGCGCcactttgaaaaagatcATTATATTTGTCGTGAAAGGGAGTGTTTGGAACGTaaatttgttgtttttggaACTGAAATAGATTTGAAAGCGCATCAGTTGGATGAGCATCCCCACAACTTTACTCAACGCGAACTTCGAGAAGCACGAAGAATTATTCCTCAATTTAGTTACGACCCACCCGGCGCGTCCGGCAGGAACCGTCGTGAACGAACTTCTTCCACACCATCCGAACAATCTACTTCAGTGAATGAGACTGCCAACTCACTCTCTAACCTACACCTTTCCCGTGGAGAGATTGCTCACTTACGACAAGAAGAATATGTTCGCGAGCAACAAGCTCGCCATCGTGATTTTGGTTTCACGTTATCAAATCCGGCGCCTACATCTGCCCGCCCAGCGACATCTACTAGAACCATCAGCAGAGGAAAAACTAGAACGTTAAGAAACGAAGATTTCCCCTCTTTAGCCGAGGTTGCTAATCAAAATAGCTCTTCCGCACCCTCAGTACCTGTCTCCGCGCCTCGTCTGTCTGGTAAGTCTGCTTCAAGAAATCATGTTCCATCTCCACCCAAGGGCACTAAATCCCCGATGGCCTCTTCCGAGCAAGCACAACACCAACAAGTAATTGATCGGATGCAAAAATTGACGAATTACGATGATCACAAAATTAATGACTTTAAATTTGCTGTTTCTTCCTTCCGTGGTAATGTTATGCCCGCTCGTGAAGCTGTTGCTCGCATTACAAAATTAGTTGCAAAGCCTCATGAGCAATTGTCGGGCGTGTTCAACCAAATAGCAAATCTTctagaaaataaagagaaGTCAAGGGAATTGTTGGAAGCTTGGCAGGAATGGAAAATACTGAATGCGAAAGATGATACTCGTATAGGTACTACTAACTCTAATCTTTTGCGCTTGAAGAGATCAAATAGGACTGCTGCTCAAACAGCTAGTGTTTGGAATCGTATTGAGCGTGCAGCAGCTCACGATGGGCCTTCTTTGTCTGCTCCATCATCTTCTATAAACCTAGCAAATATTACCTCAAGGCCAACGAACAGCTCAGCTGCAAATACTCCTTCTTGGGGTGTGCGCAAAGCACGTGCATCTGCGTTAAATGCAAGAtctgaagaagattttCCCGCACTTCCTCCTTCTACCTCGAAGAGAATTTCTGTTCAACTCGGAAAAAAGCAGGCTCGTCCCGTTGATTCATGGGGGTCTACACCAAATACTTCTTCCAATCGTAATAGTAATACGATGGGtgtttcaaagaaaaaaaacggAAAAAAGCAAACTGTTTTGTTTCACATTGGTTGA
- the nmt1 gene encoding 4-amino-5-hydroxymethyl-2-methylpyrimidine phosphate synthase Nmt1, producing the protein MSTNKITFLTNWEATPYHLPIFLAQTRGYYEREGIEVAILEPTNPSDVTALIGSGKVDMGLKAMIHTLAAKARGYPVTSFGSLLNEPFTGLITLKGNGINDFKDIKGKRIGYVGEFGKIQLDDLCSKFGLSPSDYTAIRCGMNIAPAIINGEIDGGIGIECMQQVELERWCVSQGRPRSDVQMLRIDRLANLGCCCFCTILYIAHDEFIAKHPDKIKAFLRAIHSATLDMLKDPVQTYKEYIHFKREMGSELHREQFERCFAYFSHDISNVPRDWNKVTNYSKRLGIIPQDFEPNCTNGYLTWELDPDEKDPMGKQEAIAEIQDEIKQKGGVFSGNSLRYVEPANL; encoded by the coding sequence ATGTCTACTAACAAGATCACTTTCCTCACAAACTGGGAGGCCACTCCTTACCATTTGCCCATCTTTCTTGCTCAAACTCGCGGATACTATGAGCGTGAAGGGATTGAGGTTGCTATTCTCGAGCCTACCAACCCTTCCGACGTTACAGCATTGATTGGTTCTGGTAAGGTTGACATGGGATTAAAGGCCATGATCCATACTTTAGCTGCTAAGGCTCGCGGATACCCTGTCACCAGTTTTGGATCTTTGTTAAATGAGCCTTTCACTGGCTTAATTACTTTGAAGGGTAATGGCATCAACGACTTCAAGGACATTAAAGGAAAGCGTATTGGCTACGTTGGTGAGTTTGGAAAGATCCAACTCGATGACTTGTGCAGCAAGTTCGGTTTGTCTCCTTCTGATTATACTGCTATTCGCTGTGGTATGAACATTGCCCCTGCCATCATCAATGGTGAAATCGATGGCGGCATTGGCATTGAATGCATGCAACAAGTCGAGCTTGAGCGCTGGTGCGTCTCCCAAGGCCGCCCAAGGTCTGATGTCCAAATGTTGCGTATTGATCGATTAGCCAACTTAGGTTGCTGCTGTTTCTGTACCATTTTGTATATTGCACATGATGAATTCATTGCTAAACATCCCGACAAGATCAAGGCCTTCTTACGTGCTATCCATTCTGCTACTTTGGATATGCTTAAAGATCCTGTCCAAACCTACAAGGAGTACATTCACTTCAAGCGTGAAATGGGATCCGAACTTCATCGGGAACAATTTGAACGTTGCTTTGCATATTTCTCACATGACATCTCTAACGTCCCCAGAGATTGGAACAAGGTTACCAATTATTCCAAGCGTTTGGGCATCATCCCCCAAGATTTTGAGCCCAACTGTACTAACGGTTACTTGACCTGGGAACTTGACCCCGATGAGAAGGATCCCATGGGCAAACAAGAAGCCATTGCCGAGATCCAAGATGAAATTAAGCAAAAGGGAGGTGTCTTCAGCGGCAACTCACTTCGTTATGTCGAGCCTGCCAACCTTTAA
- the set11 gene encoding ribosomal protein lysine methyltransferase Set11 — translation MSNKQNIESEVSWVKSKGAFVHPSLEFSVIPDAGSCVLANNDINENTVLLKLPPNILINKRTCSRYSFRDKLTSFQFLSWLISEDVHSNLEISPYYTKALPQGFSFHPVTLTSDHPLWSILPDEVRNSLLERKNVMAFDYEQVKKFVSVDQPTFQWGWLCVNTRCLYYDTGSKNTEDHLTLAPIFEYFNHSPEAQTALINTRGTITIKSTRRIDKGEQIFLCYGPHGNDKLFTEYGFCLSNNPNISIQLDRFIEFDKWQQSFLQDHGYWNDYTCSLHGASFRTLVGVRTLLVSPSEKLNDASYDQTRRVLQYINGFSDGSRDRQDVEDYLKKVLQELLCEAEECKEKVKGISDGSYVFICAEQLWKDRIMCCQYLMEHSFE, via the exons ATGagtaataaacaaaatatagAGTCAGAGGTTTCATGGGTGAAATCTAAAGGAGCATTTGTACATCCTTCATTAGAATTTTCTGTTATTCCAGATGCAGGAAGTTGCGTGCTTGCTAACAATGATATAAAT GAAAATACCGTTTTGTTAAAGTTACCACCAAATATACTAATCAATAAACGAACTTGCAGTCGGTACTCCTTTCGCGATAAATTGACTTCGTTTCAGTTTTTGTCTTGGTTAATAAGTGAAGACGTTCATTCGAATTTGGAAATATCTCCTTATTACACTAAAGCATTACCACAAGGATTTTCCTTTCATCCGGTAACGTTGACTTCTGATCATCCTTTATGGTCTATTCTTCCTGATGAAGTTCGAAATTCGCTCctagaaagaaaaaatgtaatGGCGTTTGATTACGAACaagtgaaaaaatttgtaagcGTGGACCAGCCGACATTTCAATGGGGATGGCTATGTGTAAATACAAGGTGCCTATACTACGATACAGGTAGCAAGAATACAGAAGATCATTTGACATTAGCAcctatttttgaatattttaacCATTCTCCTGAAGCTCAAACAGCTTTAATTAATACACGTGGTACAATCACTATCAAATCGACTCGAAGAATAGATAAAGGTGAGCAAATATTCCTTTGCTATGGGCCACACGGAAACGATAAACTATTTACTGAATACGGTTTTTGTTTATCTAACAACCCTAATATTTCTATTCAATTGGATCGTTTTATTGAGTTTGATAAATGGCAACAATCATTTTTACAAGACCACGGCTATTGGAATGATTATACATGCTCATTGCACGGAGCTTCCTTTCGAACGTTGGTAGGAGTGCGTACTCTATTAGTAAGTCCTTCGGAAAAGTTAAACGATGCTAGTTATGATCAAACTCGGCGTGTTTTACAGTACATCAACGGGTTTAGCGATGGTTCAAGGGATCGTCAGGATGTGGAagattatttaaagaaagttttGCAAGAGCTTTTATGTGAGGCTGAAGAATGCAAAGAAAAGGTAAAGGGTATATCTGATGGGTCTTATGTTTTCATTTGCGCAGAGCAACTATGGAAAGATCGTATAATGTGTTGTCAGTATTTAATGGAACATTCTTTTGAGTGA
- the gut2 gene encoding glycerol-3-phosphate dehydrogenase Gut2 — translation MFSIFKRRSVQAALAASGLVGGAVFYSDFIKRPAPSHFNPQFTPFTKSLAPPPSRETLLKNVEDISKFDVLIIGGGATGTGVAVDASTRGLNVCLLEKTDFASETSSKSTKMAHGGVRYLEKAVFQLSKAQLDLVIEALNERANMLRTAPHLCTVLPIMIPVYKWWQVPYFFVGCKIYDWVAGSKNLRASTIFSKETTVAIAPMLDDSNLKASCVYHDGSFNDTRMNTTLAVTAIDNGATVLNYMEVKKLLKSKDNKLEGVLAIDRETGKEYQIKATSVVNATGPFSDKILEMDADPQGEPPKTAQFPRMVVPSAGVHVVLPEYYCPPNIGILDPSTSDNRVMFFLPWQGKVIAGTTDKPLSSVPTNPTPSEDDIQLILKELQKYLVFPVDREDVLSAWCGIRPLVRDPSTVPPGTDPTTGETQGLVRSHFIFKSDTGLLTISGGKWTTYREMAEETVNELIKDHDFGKALKPCQTKKLILVGGENYYKNYSARLIHEYHIPLRLAKHLSHNYGSRAPLILELYSKTDFNKLPVTLADKEVFAPSSDASSDKSVSYASFDEPFTVAELKYSIKYEYTRTPTDFLARRTRLAFLDARQALQAVAGVTHVMKEEFGWDDATTDKLAQEARDYIGGMGVSSDRFDVKQFEVK, via the coding sequence ATGTTTTCAATCTTCAAACGCCGATCTGTTCAGGCCGCTTTGGCTGCTTCGGGTCTAGTTGGAGGCGCCGTTTTCTACTCtgatttcattaaaagacCCGCTCCTTCTCACTTCAATCCCCAATTTACCCCGTTTACCAAATCGTTAGCCCCTCCGCCATCTCGTGAAAcgcttttaaaaaacgtCGAAGATATATCAAAATTCGATGTCCTCATTATCGGTGGAGGTGCTACCGGTACAGGTGTTGCTGTCGATGCCAGCACCAGAGGACTtaatgtttgtttgttaGAAAAAACTGATTTTGCCAGTGAGACTTCATCAAAGTCGACTAAAATGGCTCATGGTGGTGTGCGTTATCTAGAGAAAGCTGTATTCCAATTGTCTAAGGCTCAATTAGATTTGGTTATCGAGGCTTTAAATGAGCGTGCAAATATGTTGAGAACGGCCCCACATTTGTGCACAGTGTTGCCCATCATGATCCCTGTATACAAATGGTGGCAGGTTCCATATTTCTTTGTTGGTTGTAAAATTTACGACTGGGTTGCTGGTTCTAAGAACTTGAGAGCTTCTACCATTTTCTCAAAAGAGACAACTGTGGCCATTGCTCCCATGCTCGACGATTCTAATCTCAAGGCTTCATGCGTCTACCATGATGGCTCCTTTAATGACACTCGCATGAACACCACGCTAGCAGTTACTGCAATTGACAATGGTGCAACCGTTTTGAATTATATGGAGGttaaaaaactattaaaatcaaaagacAACAAACTTGAAGGTGTACTTGCCATCGACCGTGAAACCGGTAAAGAATATCAAATTAAAGCCACTTCTGTTGTCAATGCTACCGGTCCCTTTTCTGACAAAATCTTAGAAATGGATGCTGATCCCCAAGGTGAGCCACCCAAGACTGCCCAGTTTCCTAGAATGGTTGTCCCTTCTGCCGGCGTTCATGTCGTCTTGCCCGAATACTACTGTCCTCCCAATATAGGAATTCTCGACCCTTCAACTTCAGATAATCGTGTCATGTTCTTCTTACCATGGCAGGGTAAAGTTATAGCCGGTACCACAGATAAGCCTTTGAGTAGTGTTCCCACTAATCCCACACCATCTGAAGACGATATCCAGTTGATATTGAAGGAGCTACAAAAATACCTTGTGTTCCCTGTTGATCGAGAGGATGTCTTGTCTGCATGGTGCGGTATCCGACCTTTGGTTCGTGACCCATCCACGGTCCCTCCTGGCACCGATCCCACTACTGGAGAGACGCAGGGTCTAGTTCGTTCTCacttcattttcaagtCTGATACCGGATTACTTACAATCTCGGGTGGAAAATGGACGACATACCGTGAAATGGCGGAGGAGACTGTTAATGAACTAATCAAGGACCACGACTTCGGAAAGGCATTGAAGCCCTGTCAAACTAAAAAACTCATTTTGGTGGGTGGTGAAAACTATTATAAGAATTATTCTGCCAGATTGATTCATGAATATCATATTCCCTTAAGACTCGCAAAGCATCTGTCCCACAACTATGGATCTCGGGCCCCATTAATTTTGGAGTTATATTCGAAAACCGATTTCAACAAGCTGCCTGTTACGTTGGCTGACAAGGAAGTATTCGCTCCATCTTCTGATGCCTCGAGTGATAAAAGCGTTTCCTATGCATCCTTTGATGAACCGTTTACTGTTGCAGAATTAAAGTATTCGATAAAGTACGAATACACTAGAACACCCACCGATTTCTTAGCCCGTAGGACCCGTTTGGCATTTTTGGATGCTAGACAAGCTCTTCAAGCCGTTGCTGGTGTTACACATGTCatgaaagaagaatttgGTTGGGATGATGCGACAACTGACAAGCTTGCCCAAGAAGCCAGGGATTACATTGGAGGAATGGGTGTATCATCTGACCGTTTCGATGTTAAACAGTTCGAAGTCAAATAA
- the spc19 gene encoding DASH complex subunit Spc19 codes for MSYLDGLQQCVDSLQISIGTLSSSIDTLESGIHDFPRIKHILKVQRHFNLISEDELSARQAKFEEIVKPILSKAFQRLEDSISSLQRQEDSLKTKYELQEARLDMLKNRPATSAFSVTTESSEQLKAIIAKRQKLVYTLERYTLQLQQKRGH; via the exons ATGTCGTATTTGGATGG ATTGCAGCAATGCGTTGattctttacaaattaGTATTGGAACA CTTTCATCAAGCATCGATACACTAGAGTCGGGAATTCACGACTTTCCCCGGATTAAGCATATTTTAAAGGTTCAAAGACATTTTAATCTTATTTCTGAAGACGAACTCAGCGCACGCCAAGCTAAATTCGAAGAAATAGTGAAACCCATTTTGTCAAAGGCATTTCAACGATTGGAAGACTCTATTTCAAGCTTACAGAGACAAGAGGATTCgcttaaaacaaaatacgAGCTTCAGGAAGCTCGGTTGGATATGCTAAAAAATCGACCTGCCACCAGCGCCTTTTCAGTAACCACGGAGAGTTCAGAACAATTGAAAGCAATTATTGCGAAGCGTCAAAAATTGGTGTATACTCTAGAACGATACACGCTTCAACTACAACAAAAACGAGGTCATTAA